A genomic window from Carassius carassius chromosome 29, fCarCar2.1, whole genome shotgun sequence includes:
- the LOC132110030 gene encoding uncharacterized protein LOC132110030 — protein MEDDRRFHKLTREQVENLDQVLTEVIPIHGRGNFPTLEIKPKDIIHVVRDRLILKKIKVRDVRLNGSTASHVLVKENGTSYKDLDIIFGVELPKPEDFQIIKEVVLGCLLDFLPKGVNKDKITALTMKEAYVQKMVKVFTEHDRWSLISLSNNSGKNVELKFVNSLRRQFEFSVDSFQIILDSMLQSYLDAETRKIVEGQEGQDSTLTQSQGIQTALIDEPLLSSSDIGHHQESDIDISCETDNIQTFLDSQCYCKISQKEQSKYLEREPTLETDKDVETDMVQTTTTPGSMEQVSEHSVMVHVEEKNELHENVSLQTETLLEVNTNETGMHSGERNELVGVKTMSVKETNSKVKTYIDETDSDKTEYMLDVEPVKSQPWLEMVHTDFSCLSTTGTFSERCTFQPAPITFLTQSALDTYAEYPLPPPAKKNSQNSQMVVLKHSSPKPPRKMSKKITPVPSSPEKSVSSNSDVNTCQVLHPPKAYPKESLPMQVKMSGLTTKSFELSSASENDSKESKELANCTGVLTVAAPQNGMHSEKTLYMSLSPEESLQSRVQTSEPETGEATHVTILIPTSNPTYLPKDQNRINQPFNESVQTAQCQATVPLINVNSEPLLQANNSYDLNSASPKKKDTESCAQVDDATSPKYLIEPSELVTMATNCASQMLKPQSADLPIDSQALGTNSSGSEHVISPQVPMSTLQTQELLVPNPQTKEPPELLSLVSLPQVQSHTISAPHFSKELEPSISSTANLESLRTSEPLLVAEPSEPLSQCLKPSAALMSHTLETSLSSVSEEVVSKISDPSFSVINEPICPSIELPCITVLAESMYGDFEQAMDHLRYRLIATRNPEEIRGGGLLKYSNLLVRDFKPACETEIKTLERYMCSRFFIDFPDVNEQQRKIESYLRNHFIGEEKSKYDYLMTLRRVVNESTVCLMGHERRQTLNMITILALKVLGEQNIIPNANNVTCYYQPAPYMTDHNFSNYYISNGQSPLIYHPYPLHIHMQSGLV, from the coding sequence ATGGAAGATGATCGCCGGTTTCACAAACTGACACGAGAACAGGTGGAGAATTTGGACCAAGTTCTTACAGAGGTCATTCCCATTCATGGTAGGGGTAATTTCCCAACCCTTGAAATCAAGCCTAAAGACATAATCCATGTGGTCAGAGACAGACTGATTTTGAAGAAGATCAAGGTGAGAGATGTCCGTCTCAATGGTTCTACAGCCAGTCATGTGCTGGTCAAAGAGAATGGCACCAGCTACAAAGACTTGGATATCATCTTTGGTGTGGAGCTTCCCAAACCGGAGGACTTCCAGATTATCAAGGAGGTGGTTTTGGGCTGTCTGCTGGACTTTCTACCTAAAGGTGTCAACAAAGATAAGATTACAGCTCTCACCATGAAAGAGGCATATGTACAAAAAATGGTCAAGGTCTTCACTGAGCATGACCGTTGGAGCCTTATCTCCCTTTCAAATAATAGTGGTAAGAATGTGGAACTCAAGTTTGTCAACTCTCTACGACGCCAGTTTGAATTCAGTGTGGATTCCTTTCAGATCATCTTGGACAGTATGCTACAGTCTTATTTGGATGCTGAAACGAGGAAGATTGTGGAAGGGCAAGAGGGCCAAGATTCTACTTTAACTCAAAGTCAAGGAATTCAGACAGCCCTAATTGATGAACCACTCCTCAGCTCAAGTGACATAGGGCATCACCAGGAAAGTGACATCGACATTTCCTGCGAAACTGATAATATTCAGACTTTTCTTGACTCTCAGTGTTATTGTAAAATTAGTCAGAAAGAGCAGTCTAAATATTTAGAAAGAGAACCAACACTTGAAACAGACAAAGATGTTGAAACAGACATGGTTCAAACAACAACTACGCCTGGATCTATGGAACAGGTATCTGAGCACTCTGTAATGGTGCATGTGGAGGAAAAGAATGAACTTCATGAAAATGTGTCTTTGCAAACTGAGACACTGCTCGAAGTAAATACAAATGAAACAGGTATGCACTCAGGGGAGAGAAATGAACTAGTTGGGGTAAAAACTATGTCTGTTAAGGAAACAAATTCCAAAGTCAAAACATATATTGATGAAACAGATTCTGACAAAACAGAATACATGTTAGACGTAGAGCCAGTTAAATCCCAACCATGGCTTGAAATGGTCCATACagacttttcttgtctttcaacAACAGGGACCTTCAGTGAGCGATGCACATTCCAACCTGCTCCCATTACATTTCTTACACAATCAGCACTAGACACATATGCAGAGTATCCTTTACCACCCCCTGCCAAGAAAAACAGCCAAAATTCACAAATGGTTGTTCTCAAGCATTCGTCACCCAAACCTCCTCGGAAAATGTCCAAAAAGATAACTCCTGTACCGAGTTCACCAGAAAAATCAGTGTCAAGTAATTCAGATGTTAATACTTGTCAGGTTTTGCATCCACCTAAAGCTTACCCAAAAGAATCATTACCTATGCAGGTTAAAATGTCAGGTCTTACCACAAAAAGCTTTGAATTATCCAGTGCCTCAGAAAATGACTCTAAAGAATCTAAAGAACTAGCCAACTGTACCGGAGTTTTAACTGTTGCTGCTCCACAGAATGGTATGCATTCAGAAAAGACATTGTACATGAGTCTATCACCAGAGGAAAGTCTTCAAAGTCGAGTGCAAACTTCAGAACCAGAAACTGGTGAAGCTACTCACGTCACTATTCTAATTCCTACGTCCAATCCCACATATCTCCCCAAAGATCAAAACAGGATAAACCAGCCTTTTAATGAAAGTGTTCAGACAGCACAGTGTCAGGCAACGGTACCTCTTATTAATGTGAATTCTGAACCTTTACTGCAGGCAAATAACAGTTATGACCTCAACTCAGCCTCTCCCAAAAAGAAAGATACTGAGTCTTGTGCTCAAGTTGATGATGCCACATCACCAAAATATCTTATTGAACCCTCAGAATTAGTCACTATGGCAACAAACTGTGCCTCTCAAATGTTAAAACCACAGTCTGCAGACCTTCCTATTGACTCACAAGCATTAGGGACAAATTCATCAGGCTCTGAACATGTTATATCACCTCAAGTTCCTATGTCCACTCTGCAGACTCAGGAACTTCTCGTGCCAAATCCACAGACTAAAGAACCTCCAGAACTATTATCACTTGTCTCCTTACCACAAGTTCAAAGCCACACAATTTCAGCACCACATTTTTCTAAGGAACTAGAACCTTCCATATCCTCAACAGCAAATCTAGAATCTTTAAGAACCTCAGAACCTCTTTTAGTAGCAGAACCATCTGAACCACTTTCACAGTGTTTGAAACCCTCTGCAGCTCTGATGTCACATACGTTAGAAACATCTTTGTCATCAGTAAGTGAGGAGGTGGTTTCAAAGATATCAGACCCATCATTTTCAGTCATTAACGAGCCAATATGCCCTTCAATAGAGCTGCCTTGCATTACAGTGTTGGCTGAGAGCATGTATGGTGACTTTGAGCAGGCTATGGACCACCTACGCTACCGGCTAATAGCGACACGCAACCCTGAAGAGATCAGGGGTGGAGGCCTGCTCAAGTACAGTAATCTGCTTGTCCGGGACTTCAAACCTGCCTGTGAAACAGAAATTAAGACTCTTGAGCGCTACATGTGCTCACGGTTTTTTATTGACTTCCCTGATGTAAATGAGCAGCAGCGCAAGATTGAATCATACCTGCGAAACCACTTTATTGGAGAGGAGAAAAGTAAATATGATTACTTGATGACGCTTCGGAGAGTGGTCAATGAGAGCACTGTGTGCTTGATGGGGCATGAACGCCGTCAGACTCTCAATATGATTACCATTCTAGCACTCAAAGTCCTAGGTGAGCAGAACATCATTCCCAATGCCAATAATGTTACCTGCTACTACCAACCAGCACCATACATGACAGACCACAACTTCAGTAACTATTACATTTCAAACGGCCAGTCCCCACTGATATATCACCCCTATCCACTACACATACACATGCAGTCTGGATTAGTTTAG